In a genomic window of Tripterygium wilfordii isolate XIE 37 chromosome 8, ASM1340144v1, whole genome shotgun sequence:
- the LOC120003636 gene encoding UPF0481 protein At3g47200-like, producing MDNWKLDIVRGLSERPRISSTWSICKVPRNVRKVNEDAYTPHIVSIGPIHHQDENLLPMEDHKRRYLISLFRRTQNPSAILEDCYSALLGLDDDVRACYLEPILYDKPELAKILLHDKSGVRKILQQFSRIGSQLVVLKRYRLEIPASRRRRKGQVGTQSTNSIVVLEVVGNSRQRRSLERDWFRVLDLQSLKSQGGSSATYNTCKQKNNWKNLGTGGVLAKEAPTIKDRERDLGKLGCPSRLLGCFEETDEKVMHTLGNGKYKSAARNHPLTMTWLSDIEKGLRATTRASSSWSICKVPMNVRSVNEDAYTPHIVSIGPIHHQDKKLSPMEYHKRQYLISLFTRMQDPSSMLNGCLATVIALEEDVRACYVEPIPYDQYELVKILLHDAGFMIELFFRYSEMGLKVQVDPIFTTSWMISTLQRDLTLLENQIPLFVLKSVFERIAPSSAAGLPTLEELALQFFKSTLNISEEAFLTKCRQKGNHLLHLLHNCYLPSNPIDSRSKLGAWEFIHSATSLRQAGVVFQKNTTNDLFDLQFHNGTFKIPPLRIHGSTDTLFRNLVAFEQCHQDNKQYITSYIMLMDRLIDTTNDVELLQQKRIIDNALGGGDDVSNMLNNICKQIVLKEFYFAGLCNQINAYTKSPWHRYKATLRRDYFKNPWSIMSFVAAVLLIVLTLLQTLYSVLSYYKN from the exons ATGGACAATTGGAAACTCGACATTGTAAGGGGGCTCAGTGAAAGACCTCGAATATCTTCAACTTGGAGCATCTGCAAAGTTCCGAGAAACGTTCGAAAGGTGAATGAAGATGCTTACACTCCTCACATTGTCTCCATTGGACCAATCCACCATCAAGACGAAAACTTATTGCCTATGGAGGATCACAAACGACGGTACCTAATCTCCCTCTTCAGGCGTACGCAAAATCCTTCAGCAATTCTCGAGGATTGTTACAGTGCCCTCTTGGGTCTTGATGACGATGTCCGTGCTTGCTATCTAGAACCAATCTTGTATGATAAACCAGAGCTTGCGAAAATCTTATTACATGATAAATCAGGCGTACGCAAAATCCTACAGCAATTCTCGAGGATTGGTTCACAGCTTGTTGTTCTT AAG CGGTACCGTTTGGAAATTCCTGCCAGTCGTCGACGTCGCAAGGGCCAAG TGGGTACGCAAAGTACCAATTCGATTGTTGTCTTGGAGGTAGTGGGTAACTCTCGACAGAGAAGGTCGCTAGAGCGGGACTGGTTTAGG GTGCTcgatctacaatcgttgaaaagtCAAGGTGGATCATCAGCAACCTACAATACATGTAAGCAAAAAAACAATTGGAAAAATCTTGGCACCGGTGGAGTGCTAGCCAAAGAAGCTCCGACAATCAAGGATCGAG AAAGGGATTTGGGCAAACTAGGTTGCCCAAGTAGGTTGTTAGGGTGCTTCGAAGAAACAGATGAAAAGGTCATGCACACTCTTGGAAATGGGAAATAC AAATCAGCTGCTAGAAATCATCCTCTAACGATGACATGGTTAAGCGACATTGAGAAAGGGCTCCGTGCAACAACTCGAGCATCTTCAAGTTGGAGCATCTGCAAAGTTCCCATGAACGTTCGATCGGTAAATGAAGATGCTTACACTCCTCACATCGTCTCAATTGGACCAATCCACCATCAAGACAAAAAGTTATCCCCTATGGAGTATCACAAAAGGCAGTACCTAATCTCCCTCTTCACGCGTATGCAAGACCCTAGTTCTATGCTCAATGGATGTCTTGCTACAGTCATAGCTCTTGAAGAAGATGTCCGCGCTTGCTATGTAGAACCAATCCCGTATGATCAATACGAGCTTGTGAAAATCTTATTACATGATGCAGGGTTTATGATTGAGCTTTTCTTTAGATACTCCGAAATGGGTTTAAAAGTACAAGTTGATCCCATATTCACGACTTCTTGGATGATCTCGACGCTGCAGCGTGACTTGACGCTTCTGGAGAATCAGatccctctctttgttctaaaaTCTGTGTTTGAGCGTATAGCACCGTCTAGTGCTGCTGGTCTTCCAACGCTCGAAGAGCTTGCTCTTCAATTTTTCAAGTCAACTTTGAACATCAGCGAAGAAGCATTCCTCACAAAATGCAGGCAGAAGGGCAACCACTTGCTTCACTTGTTGCACAACTGTTATCTTCCTTCAAATCCTATAGATTCAAGAAGCAAGCTGGGCGCATGGGAATTCATACATTCTGCAACATCACTCAGACAGGCTGGAGTAGTGTTTCAAAAGAATACGACAAACGACTTGTTCGATTTACAATTCCATAATGGCACGTTCAAAATTCCACCTCTACGCATTCATGGCTCTACCGATACACTCTTCAGAAACCTTGTAGCCTTCGAGCAGTGTCACCAGGACAATAAACAATATATTACATCATACATCATGCTCATGGATAGACTGATCGATACAACAAATGATGTCGAGTTACTTCAACAGAAGCGAATCATTGATAATGCTTTGGGTGGTGGAGATGATGTTTCAAATATGTTAAACAATATCTGCAAGCAAATAGTTTTAAAAGAGTTCTATTTTGCAGGATTATGCAATCAAATTAATGCCTACACTAAGTCTCCTTGGCATCGTTATAAAGCTACATTGAGACGTGACTACTTTAAAAATCCATGGAGTATTATGTCCTTCGTGGCTGCCGTTCTACTTATTGTTCTTACTCTCTTGCAGACCTTGTATTCTGTACTCTCTTATTACAAAAATTGA
- the LOC120004293 gene encoding protease Do-like 2, chloroplastic isoform X3 — protein sequence MAIAVANCCFSVLTSTVKCRLSLPSHRRYATFHRSVTPRAVDRRRSASEGGSSSSPREINGEKKESVSKKRWLYADEKSGRGEVGRAQSISSKAFGSRRKDKKEFQIDSTEQQVEPGNLQDAAFLNAVVKLYCTHTAPDYSLPWQKQRQYTSTGSAFMIGDGKLLTNAHCVEHSTQIKVKKRGDDTKYVAKDAVTVVGYPLGGDTISVTKGVVSRIEVTSYAHGSSDLLGIQIDAAINPGNSGGPAFNDRGECIGMAFQAYRSDEAENIGYVIPTTVVSHFLDDYERNGKYTGFPSLGVLLQKLENPAIRACLKVPSNEGVLVRKVGPTSDANNVLKEGDVIVSFDDVPVGCEGTVPFRSNERIAFRYLISQKFAGDAAELGIVRNGVPMEVQVILNPEVLLVPYHIDGGQPSYLITAGLVFTPLSEPLIDEECEDSLGLKLLAKARYSMARFKGEQMVVLSQVLANEVNIGYEDMSNQQVLKFNGTRIKNIHHLAHLVDSCEDKYLVFEFDDNFIAVLEKEAAVAASPYILKDYGIPSERSSDLLEPYVGSLEDNQFIDQEDIGDCPVSNMEIGFDGLLWA from the exons ATGGCCATCGCAGTCGCCAACTGCTGCTTCTCCGTGCTCACTTCAACCGTTAAATGCCGCCTCTCTCTTCCCTCCCACCGCCGTTACGCCACCTTTCATCGCTCAGTCACTCCCAGAGCCGTCGATCGCAGGAGGAGCGCTTCCGAGGGAGGCTCCTCATCGTCTCCTCGTGAAATCAATGGAGAG AAGAAAGAATCTGTTTCTAAGAAACGTTGGTTGTATGCCGATGAAAAGAGTGGTAGAGGAGAGGTGGGGCGAGCTCAATCAATTTCCTCTAAAGCTTTTGGTTCACGAAGAAAGGACAAGAAAGAGTTCCAAATTGACTCAACAGAGCAGCAG GTGGAACCGGGAAATCTTCAAGATGCAGCTTTCCTGAATGCTGTTGTGAAG CTTTACTGTACGCATACTGCACCTGATTACTCCCTTCCTTGGCAAAAGCAAAGACAATATACAAGTACTGGAAG TGCTTTTATGATCGGAGATGGAAAACTTTTGACAAACGCACATTGTGTTGAACATAGTACACAG ATTAAAGTGAAGAAAAGGGGTGATGATACCAAATATGTGGCTAAG GATGCAGTAACTGTTGTCGGATATCCCCTTGGAGGAGACACCATTTCAGTGACAAAAGGTGTTGTTTCACGTATAGAG GTTACGTCGTATGCTCATGGGTCATCTGATTTGTTGGGCATTCAAATTGATGCGGCAATAAATCCTG GTAATAGTGGTGGTCCGGCCTTCAATGACCGGGGGGAGTGCATAGGGATGGCATTTCAG GCTTACAGATCTGACGAGGCTGAGAATATTGGGTATGTGATTCCAACAACAGTTGTGTCTCATTTTTTGGATGACTATGAAAGGAATGGAAAGTACACTG GTTTTCCTTCGCTGGGTGTGTTGTTGCAGAAGTTGGAGAATCCAGCAATCCGTGCATGCTTAAAAGTACCATCTAATGAG GGTGTATTGGTGCGGAAAGTTGGACCCACATCTGATGCAAATAATGTGTTAAAGGAG GGGGACGTGATTGTAAGCTTTGATGATGTTCCTGTAGGGTGTGAAGGAACAGTGCCTTTCCGATCAAATGAGCGCATCGCTTTCCGCTACCTGATTAGTCAAAA ATTTGCTGGTGATGCAGCAGAGCTCGGAATTGTCAGAAATGGGGTACCTATGGAAGTTCAAGTAATTTTGAATCCAGAAGTGCTTTTG GTTCCCTATCACATTGATGGAGGTCAGCCTTCTTATCTAATTACTGCCGGATTGGTGTTCACCCCACTTTCAGAGCCACTTATAGA TGAGGAGTGTGAAGATTCTCTAGGG CTGAAACTACTGGCAAAGGCACGGTATTCAATGGCAAGGTTCAAAGGGGAACAGATGGTGGTCTTATCTCAG GTTTTAGCAAATGAGGTAAACATTGGATACGAGGATATGAGCAATCAACAG GTGTTGAAGTTTAATGGGACTCGAATTAAAAATATTCATCACTTGGCACACCTTGTAGACT CATGCGAGGACAAGTACCTAGTTTTCGAATTCGATGACAACTTCATTGCTGTTTTGGAGAAGGAAGCAGCTGTTGCTGCCTCACCCTACATTCTTAAAGACTATGGCATTCCATCAGAGAGATCATCTGATCTGTTAGAGCCCTATGTGGGTTCATTGGAGGACAATCAATTTATTGACCAAGAGGATATTGGAGATTGCCCAGTTTCAAATATGGAAATTGGGTTTGATGGACTCCTTTGGGCGTAG
- the LOC120004293 gene encoding protease Do-like 2, chloroplastic isoform X2, which translates to MAIAVANCCFSVLTSTVKCRLSLPSHRRYATFHRSVTPRAVDRRRSASEGGSSSSPREINGESGRGEVGRAQSISSKAFGSRRKDKKEFQIDSTEQQVEPGNLQDAAFLNAVVKLYCTHTAPDYSLPWQKQRQYTSTGSAFMIGDGKLLTNAHCVEHSTQIKVKKRGDDTKYVAKVLARGIDCDIALLSVESKEFWKGAKQLHFGHLPRLQDAVTVVGYPLGGDTISVTKGVVSRIEVTSYAHGSSDLLGIQIDAAINPGNSGGPAFNDRGECIGMAFQAYRSDEAENIGYVIPTTVVSHFLDDYERNGKYTGFPSLGVLLQKLENPAIRACLKVPSNEGVLVRKVGPTSDANNVLKEGDVIVSFDDVPVGCEGTVPFRSNERIAFRYLISQKFAGDAAELGIVRNGVPMEVQVILNPEVLLVPYHIDGGQPSYLITAGLVFTPLSEPLIDEECEDSLGLKLLAKARYSMARFKGEQMVVLSQVLANEVNIGYEDMSNQQVLKFNGTRIKNIHHLAHLVDSCEDKYLVFEFDDNFIAVLEKEAAVAASPYILKDYGIPSERSSDLLEPYVGSLEDNQFIDQEDIGDCPVSNMEIGFDGLLWA; encoded by the exons ATGGCCATCGCAGTCGCCAACTGCTGCTTCTCCGTGCTCACTTCAACCGTTAAATGCCGCCTCTCTCTTCCCTCCCACCGCCGTTACGCCACCTTTCATCGCTCAGTCACTCCCAGAGCCGTCGATCGCAGGAGGAGCGCTTCCGAGGGAGGCTCCTCATCGTCTCCTCGTGAAATCAATGGAGAG AGTGGTAGAGGAGAGGTGGGGCGAGCTCAATCAATTTCCTCTAAAGCTTTTGGTTCACGAAGAAAGGACAAGAAAGAGTTCCAAATTGACTCAACAGAGCAGCAG GTGGAACCGGGAAATCTTCAAGATGCAGCTTTCCTGAATGCTGTTGTGAAG CTTTACTGTACGCATACTGCACCTGATTACTCCCTTCCTTGGCAAAAGCAAAGACAATATACAAGTACTGGAAG TGCTTTTATGATCGGAGATGGAAAACTTTTGACAAACGCACATTGTGTTGAACATAGTACACAG ATTAAAGTGAAGAAAAGGGGTGATGATACCAAATATGTGGCTAAG GTTTTAGCCAGAGGTATTGATTGTGATATAGCTTTGCTTTCTGTAGAAAGTAAGGAATTCTGGAAAGGAGCCAAACAACTTCATTTTGGACATCTGCCGCGTCTTCAG GATGCAGTAACTGTTGTCGGATATCCCCTTGGAGGAGACACCATTTCAGTGACAAAAGGTGTTGTTTCACGTATAGAG GTTACGTCGTATGCTCATGGGTCATCTGATTTGTTGGGCATTCAAATTGATGCGGCAATAAATCCTG GTAATAGTGGTGGTCCGGCCTTCAATGACCGGGGGGAGTGCATAGGGATGGCATTTCAG GCTTACAGATCTGACGAGGCTGAGAATATTGGGTATGTGATTCCAACAACAGTTGTGTCTCATTTTTTGGATGACTATGAAAGGAATGGAAAGTACACTG GTTTTCCTTCGCTGGGTGTGTTGTTGCAGAAGTTGGAGAATCCAGCAATCCGTGCATGCTTAAAAGTACCATCTAATGAG GGTGTATTGGTGCGGAAAGTTGGACCCACATCTGATGCAAATAATGTGTTAAAGGAG GGGGACGTGATTGTAAGCTTTGATGATGTTCCTGTAGGGTGTGAAGGAACAGTGCCTTTCCGATCAAATGAGCGCATCGCTTTCCGCTACCTGATTAGTCAAAA ATTTGCTGGTGATGCAGCAGAGCTCGGAATTGTCAGAAATGGGGTACCTATGGAAGTTCAAGTAATTTTGAATCCAGAAGTGCTTTTG GTTCCCTATCACATTGATGGAGGTCAGCCTTCTTATCTAATTACTGCCGGATTGGTGTTCACCCCACTTTCAGAGCCACTTATAGA TGAGGAGTGTGAAGATTCTCTAGGG CTGAAACTACTGGCAAAGGCACGGTATTCAATGGCAAGGTTCAAAGGGGAACAGATGGTGGTCTTATCTCAG GTTTTAGCAAATGAGGTAAACATTGGATACGAGGATATGAGCAATCAACAG GTGTTGAAGTTTAATGGGACTCGAATTAAAAATATTCATCACTTGGCACACCTTGTAGACT CATGCGAGGACAAGTACCTAGTTTTCGAATTCGATGACAACTTCATTGCTGTTTTGGAGAAGGAAGCAGCTGTTGCTGCCTCACCCTACATTCTTAAAGACTATGGCATTCCATCAGAGAGATCATCTGATCTGTTAGAGCCCTATGTGGGTTCATTGGAGGACAATCAATTTATTGACCAAGAGGATATTGGAGATTGCCCAGTTTCAAATATGGAAATTGGGTTTGATGGACTCCTTTGGGCGTAG
- the LOC120004293 gene encoding protease Do-like 2, chloroplastic isoform X1: MAIAVANCCFSVLTSTVKCRLSLPSHRRYATFHRSVTPRAVDRRRSASEGGSSSSPREINGEKKESVSKKRWLYADEKSGRGEVGRAQSISSKAFGSRRKDKKEFQIDSTEQQVEPGNLQDAAFLNAVVKLYCTHTAPDYSLPWQKQRQYTSTGSAFMIGDGKLLTNAHCVEHSTQIKVKKRGDDTKYVAKVLARGIDCDIALLSVESKEFWKGAKQLHFGHLPRLQDAVTVVGYPLGGDTISVTKGVVSRIEVTSYAHGSSDLLGIQIDAAINPGNSGGPAFNDRGECIGMAFQAYRSDEAENIGYVIPTTVVSHFLDDYERNGKYTGFPSLGVLLQKLENPAIRACLKVPSNEGVLVRKVGPTSDANNVLKEGDVIVSFDDVPVGCEGTVPFRSNERIAFRYLISQKFAGDAAELGIVRNGVPMEVQVILNPEVLLVPYHIDGGQPSYLITAGLVFTPLSEPLIDEECEDSLGLKLLAKARYSMARFKGEQMVVLSQVLANEVNIGYEDMSNQQVLKFNGTRIKNIHHLAHLVDSCEDKYLVFEFDDNFIAVLEKEAAVAASPYILKDYGIPSERSSDLLEPYVGSLEDNQFIDQEDIGDCPVSNMEIGFDGLLWA, from the exons ATGGCCATCGCAGTCGCCAACTGCTGCTTCTCCGTGCTCACTTCAACCGTTAAATGCCGCCTCTCTCTTCCCTCCCACCGCCGTTACGCCACCTTTCATCGCTCAGTCACTCCCAGAGCCGTCGATCGCAGGAGGAGCGCTTCCGAGGGAGGCTCCTCATCGTCTCCTCGTGAAATCAATGGAGAG AAGAAAGAATCTGTTTCTAAGAAACGTTGGTTGTATGCCGATGAAAAGAGTGGTAGAGGAGAGGTGGGGCGAGCTCAATCAATTTCCTCTAAAGCTTTTGGTTCACGAAGAAAGGACAAGAAAGAGTTCCAAATTGACTCAACAGAGCAGCAG GTGGAACCGGGAAATCTTCAAGATGCAGCTTTCCTGAATGCTGTTGTGAAG CTTTACTGTACGCATACTGCACCTGATTACTCCCTTCCTTGGCAAAAGCAAAGACAATATACAAGTACTGGAAG TGCTTTTATGATCGGAGATGGAAAACTTTTGACAAACGCACATTGTGTTGAACATAGTACACAG ATTAAAGTGAAGAAAAGGGGTGATGATACCAAATATGTGGCTAAG GTTTTAGCCAGAGGTATTGATTGTGATATAGCTTTGCTTTCTGTAGAAAGTAAGGAATTCTGGAAAGGAGCCAAACAACTTCATTTTGGACATCTGCCGCGTCTTCAG GATGCAGTAACTGTTGTCGGATATCCCCTTGGAGGAGACACCATTTCAGTGACAAAAGGTGTTGTTTCACGTATAGAG GTTACGTCGTATGCTCATGGGTCATCTGATTTGTTGGGCATTCAAATTGATGCGGCAATAAATCCTG GTAATAGTGGTGGTCCGGCCTTCAATGACCGGGGGGAGTGCATAGGGATGGCATTTCAG GCTTACAGATCTGACGAGGCTGAGAATATTGGGTATGTGATTCCAACAACAGTTGTGTCTCATTTTTTGGATGACTATGAAAGGAATGGAAAGTACACTG GTTTTCCTTCGCTGGGTGTGTTGTTGCAGAAGTTGGAGAATCCAGCAATCCGTGCATGCTTAAAAGTACCATCTAATGAG GGTGTATTGGTGCGGAAAGTTGGACCCACATCTGATGCAAATAATGTGTTAAAGGAG GGGGACGTGATTGTAAGCTTTGATGATGTTCCTGTAGGGTGTGAAGGAACAGTGCCTTTCCGATCAAATGAGCGCATCGCTTTCCGCTACCTGATTAGTCAAAA ATTTGCTGGTGATGCAGCAGAGCTCGGAATTGTCAGAAATGGGGTACCTATGGAAGTTCAAGTAATTTTGAATCCAGAAGTGCTTTTG GTTCCCTATCACATTGATGGAGGTCAGCCTTCTTATCTAATTACTGCCGGATTGGTGTTCACCCCACTTTCAGAGCCACTTATAGA TGAGGAGTGTGAAGATTCTCTAGGG CTGAAACTACTGGCAAAGGCACGGTATTCAATGGCAAGGTTCAAAGGGGAACAGATGGTGGTCTTATCTCAG GTTTTAGCAAATGAGGTAAACATTGGATACGAGGATATGAGCAATCAACAG GTGTTGAAGTTTAATGGGACTCGAATTAAAAATATTCATCACTTGGCACACCTTGTAGACT CATGCGAGGACAAGTACCTAGTTTTCGAATTCGATGACAACTTCATTGCTGTTTTGGAGAAGGAAGCAGCTGTTGCTGCCTCACCCTACATTCTTAAAGACTATGGCATTCCATCAGAGAGATCATCTGATCTGTTAGAGCCCTATGTGGGTTCATTGGAGGACAATCAATTTATTGACCAAGAGGATATTGGAGATTGCCCAGTTTCAAATATGGAAATTGGGTTTGATGGACTCCTTTGGGCGTAG
- the LOC120004292 gene encoding uncharacterized protein LOC120004292 produces MVFGKRRVEEVSNEDQDDITDIQEDSGEEQIEQSHTQAHPIETSDSKSKPLLNEVISGAAKGKNPGGSKSWTCKHCMGQFTSSYTRIHHHFFGGPPGSKSQIKRCQALLKNRDEYERVRRRVQEAEKSGVSLSLKNSTITKRQKPLPVKSIEDSFNMMEREVVDLKIIKGLCANGIPFNVLRNPHFCEMVTAINRGPKGYKPPSFERARTTLLDECKRSVEKDLVVIKDTWYNQGVSIVSDGWSNVKHKPLINIIAANSRGAMFMYANDFSGIEKTGNAIAQFLLKAIEEVGPSNVLQVVTDNAANCKAAGKEVEKIHKHIFWSPCVVHTLNLVFKDFANTFDWLRDTYIRGKNIVKYFINHTHALSIFRGQSKLELLKVAKTRFASHYILLKRLVDCREALATTIVLRTWKEWVKQGDEHARKMGALVAETIGSEDFWDEVEDIISITKPIYYMIKFSDGEGPKMGEIYERMDSMLGQIKDKMRNNKHAGCYPQIESIVLARWEKMNIPMHCLGFALTPRFYDPRYLETPAPGGIARRAPNVDKEVVMGVMEAFEKIAENAAENKLLREQFATFHMRKGIYAMAAAQLDAVTMDAIDWWSTYGSETPELAEVAKKVLSQPISSSSAERNWSTYSYIHNVKRNRLNGTRADKLVFIHSNIRLQSRFSDNYKEGPYKKWDVDPDNTCLEESSVRLEEMKWASLDKVYDSTEPL; encoded by the exons ATGGTGTTTGGAAAAAGAAGAGTGGAAGAGGTTTCAAATGAGGATCAAGATGACATAACTGACATACAAGAGGATTCAGGCGAAGAGCAAATTGAACAATCTCATACTCAGGCTCATCCAATTGAAACGTCAGATTCAAAATCAAAGCCATTGCTCAATGAAGTTATTAGTGGTGCAGCAAAGGGGAAAAATCCAGGTGGTTCAAAGTCATGGACATGCAAGCACTGTATGGGTCAATTTACTAGTTCATATACTAGGATTCACCATCATTTCTTTGGTGGTCCACCTGGCTCGAAGTCACAAATCAAACGTTGCCAAGCTTTGCTGAAGAATCGGGATGAATATGAACGAGTGAGAAGGAGAGTTCAAGAAGCAGAGAAGTCAGGGGTGTCCTTGTCCTTGAAAAATTCTACCATTACTAAAAGACAAAAACCATTGCCTGTCAAGTCCATTGAAGATTCTTTCAACATGATGGAGAGAGAAGTGGTagatttgaaaattataaaggGGTTGTGCGCCAATGGGATTCCTTTCAACGTGCTACGAAATCCTCACTTTTGTGAGATGGTGACGGCAATAAACAGAGGACCTAAGGGTTACAAGCCTCCTTCATTTGAGAGGGCAAGAACAACACTGTTAGATGAGTGCAAAAGGAGTGTTGAGAAGGATCTAGTTGTAATCAAAGACACCTGGTACAATCAAGGTGTGTCAATCGTATCAGATGGATGGTCTAATGTGAAGCACAAGCCCCTAATTAATATAATTGCAGCAAACAGCCGTGGAGCTATGTTCATGTATGCCAATGACTTCTCTGGGATTGAAAAAACAG GTAATGCTATTGCTCAATTTCTGCTCAAGGCAATTGAAGAAGTGGGTCCGTCAAATGTTCTTCAAGTTGTCACTGATAATGCTGCTAATTGCAAAGCTGCGGGAAAAGAGGTAGAAAAAATCCACAAACACATTTTCTGGTCACCTTGTGTTGTTCACACGCTGAACTTGGTTTTTAAGGATTTTGCTAATACATTTGACTGGTTGAGGGATACTTATATAAGGGGAAAAAATATTGTTAAGTATTTTATCAATCATACTCATGCCTTGTCAATTTTTAGAGGTCAATCAAAATTAGAGTTGTTGAAAGTGGCAAAGACAAGATTTGCCTCGCATTACATATTGTTGAAAAGGCTGGTTGATTGTAGAGAGGCTCTAGCTACCACCATTGTGCTTAGAACATGGAAGGAGTGGGTGAAACAAGGAGATGAGCACGCAAGAAAAATGGGTGCTTTAGTTGCTGAAACTATTGGTAGTGAAGACTTTTGGGATGAGGTTGAAGACATAATTAGTATCACAAAACCCATATATTATATGATTAAGTTTTCTGATGGTGAAGGTCCAAAGATGGGGGAGATTTATGAAAGAATGGATAGTATGCTTGgacaaataaaagataaaatgaGGAATAACAAACATGCTGGTTGTTATCCTCAAATAGAGAGTATTGTGTTAGCAAGGTGGGAAAAGATGAATATTCCTATGCATTGTCTTGGTTTTGCACTTACTCCAAGATTTTATGATCCACGTTACCTTGAAACACCAGCTCCTGGAGGAATTGCAAGAAGGGCTCCAAATGTTGATAAGGAAGTTGTTATGGGTGTCATGGAAGCTTTTGAAAAGATAGCTGAAAATGCCGCAGAAAATAAACTATTGCGTGAACAGTTTGCAACATTTCACATGAGGAAAGGTATTTATGCAATGGCAGCAGCTCAACTTGATGCAGTGACAATGGATGCTATTGATTGGTGGTCTACATATGGGTCTGAAACTCCAGAATTGGCTGAAGTGGCAAAAAAAGTATTATCTCAACCAATTAGCAGTTCCTCTGCCGAAAGAAATTGGAGTACATATTCCTACATTCATAATGTGAAGAGAAATCGATTGAATGGGACAAGGGCTGATAAGTTGGTTTTTATTCATTCCAATATTCGTCTTCAGTCACGTTTCTCTGACAATTATAAAGAAGGACCATACAAGAAATGGGATGTTGATCCAGATAATACATGTTTAGAAGAATCTTCTGTGAGATTAGAAGAGATGAAATGGGCTTCCTTAGATAAAGTGTATGATTCAACTGAGCCATTGTAG
- the LOC120003516 gene encoding zerumbone synthase-like has translation MFKFGSSKNAAISRACLARICSRGLSSETGSKLEGKVALITGAASGIGKATAAKFIQNGAKVVIADIQPQLGQETAQELGPNASFITCDVTNESDVSNAVDFTISGHNQLDIMYNNAGVACRTPPTIADLDLAVFDNVMNINVRGVVAGMKHAARVMIPRKSGCILCTASVTGLLGGLAQHTYSISKVSVIGIVKSVAAELCRHGIRVNCISPFAIPTELVMQEFTQIYRGVEASRLVELIHKAGALEGAKCEPCDIANAALYLASDDAKYVSGHNLVVDGGFTSFKTFGFPAPDQMQ, from the exons ATGTTCAAGTTCGGTTCAAG TAAAAATGCAGCCATTTCAAGAGCTTGCCTTGCTCGGATCTGTAGCAGGGGATTGTCCAGTGAGACTGGAAG CAAGTTAGAGGGCAAAGTAGCACTGATCACTGGAGCAGCTAGTGGTATTGGCAAAGCAACAGCagcaaaattcatccaaaatgGTGCTAAAGTTGTGATAGCTGATATTCAACCCCAACTCGGCCAAGAAACCGCCCAAGAACTTGGACCGAATGCCTCCTTCATCACCTGCGATGTGACGAACGAATCAGATGTATCCAACGCTGTTGATTTCACCATTTCCGGACACAACCAGCTTGACATTATGTACAATAATGCAGGGGTAGCCTGCAGAACTCCTCCTACTATTGCAGACCTTGATCTTGCGGTTTTCGATAATGTCATGAACATCAATGTCCGAGGAGTTGTGGCTGGAATGAAACACGCTGCTCGTGTCATGATCCCGCGTAAATCTGGCTGCATTCTATGCACAGCCAGCGTCACAGGACTACTGGGAGGGCTAGCTCAACACACATATTCCATATCAAAGGTTAGTGTCATTGGCATTGTGAAATCTGTTGCAGCAGAGCTATGCAGGCATGGGATCAGAGTCAATTGCATTTCGCCTTTCGCGATTCCAACCGAGCTTGTGATGCAAGAATTCACTCAGATTTATCGAGGTGTTGAGGCGTCGCGGCTTGTGGAACTGATACACAAGGCCGGAGCGTTAGAGGGGGCAAAATGTGAGCCCTGTGACATAGCCAATGCTGCACTCTATCTTGCATCCGATGATGCCAAGTATGTTAGTGGTCATAATTTGGTTGTCGATGGAGGTTTTACTTCATTCAAGACTTTTGGGTTCCCTGCACCAGATCAGATGCAGTAA